One genomic window of Cellulophaga sp. Hel_I_12 includes the following:
- a CDS encoding long-chain fatty acid--CoA ligase: MQNISRLFDFPYYQLEKYNLTVALATKYNENWITTSTQEYINKANAISRALLRLGVKPNDKIAIISMSNRTEWNIMDIGVLQLGAQNVPVYPTICEDDYAYILNHSEATYCFVSCDEVYQKVKAIQDQVPTLKDIYSFDEVPNCKNWNEVLTLGEDNANQNDVENLKNAVKPSDLATLIYTSGTTGRPKGVMLSHANLVSNALESFKRIPIELGNSKSLSFLPVCHVYERMLIYLYQYCGTSIYFAPIDQISEYAKEVKPHVMTAVPRLLEKVYDKIIAKGTDLTGLKKKLFFWAVAIGLQYEPYGQNGWWYEKKLGLARKLIFSKWQDALGGNLSVMASGSAALQPRLARIFNAAQFGVMEGYGLTETSPVVSVNDMRNGGFRIGTVGKPLDKTEVKIAEDGEICIKGPQVMLGYYKDPEKTAEVLINGYFHTGDIGEIDADGFLKITDRKKEMFKTSGGKYVAPQLLENRLKQSRFIDQVMVIGESEKMPAALIQPDFDFIKNWAKIHKIEVGTHAELVVNEKVIARIAEEVEEANENFAKWEKVKAFRLTPDAWSIDEGHLTPTMKLKRKIVKEKYIKLYNEIYEHV, encoded by the coding sequence ATGCAGAATATAAGCCGCCTTTTCGATTTTCCTTATTATCAATTAGAAAAATATAACCTAACAGTTGCTCTTGCCACAAAATATAATGAAAATTGGATTACTACCTCTACACAAGAGTATATTAACAAAGCCAATGCTATAAGTAGAGCACTACTTCGTTTGGGAGTAAAACCGAATGATAAAATTGCCATAATTTCTATGTCTAACAGAACAGAATGGAATATTATGGATATTGGAGTTTTACAATTAGGTGCCCAAAACGTACCTGTTTACCCTACGATATGCGAAGATGATTATGCCTATATTCTAAATCATTCTGAGGCTACCTATTGCTTTGTTTCGTGTGATGAAGTATATCAAAAAGTGAAAGCTATCCAAGATCAGGTGCCAACGCTTAAAGACATATATTCTTTTGATGAAGTACCGAACTGTAAAAATTGGAATGAAGTTTTAACTTTAGGAGAAGACAACGCGAACCAAAATGATGTTGAAAACCTTAAAAATGCCGTAAAACCTAGTGATTTAGCCACCTTAATTTATACGTCTGGAACTACAGGAAGACCTAAGGGCGTTATGCTGTCACATGCTAATTTGGTGAGTAATGCTTTAGAGAGTTTTAAAAGAATACCGATAGAGCTTGGTAATTCAAAATCATTAAGTTTTTTACCCGTTTGTCATGTATACGAACGCATGTTGATTTACTTGTACCAATACTGTGGAACGAGTATTTACTTTGCTCCTATTGATCAAATTAGTGAATATGCTAAAGAAGTTAAACCCCACGTGATGACCGCTGTTCCGCGCTTATTAGAAAAAGTGTATGATAAAATTATTGCCAAAGGAACAGATTTAACAGGACTTAAGAAAAAATTATTCTTTTGGGCTGTAGCCATAGGTTTACAGTACGAACCTTACGGACAAAACGGATGGTGGTACGAGAAAAAATTAGGCCTAGCCAGGAAACTAATTTTTAGTAAATGGCAAGATGCCTTAGGTGGTAACTTATCCGTCATGGCATCCGGTAGCGCAGCATTGCAACCCCGTTTAGCCCGAATTTTCAATGCAGCTCAATTTGGCGTGATGGAAGGTTACGGACTTACCGAAACCTCTCCTGTGGTTTCTGTAAACGACATGCGTAACGGAGGTTTTAGAATTGGAACCGTTGGCAAACCTTTGGATAAAACAGAAGTAAAAATCGCTGAAGATGGTGAAATTTGTATTAAAGGGCCTCAAGTGATGTTAGGCTATTACAAGGATCCTGAAAAAACAGCTGAAGTATTGATTAATGGGTACTTCCATACTGGAGATATTGGAGAAATTGATGCCGATGGATTCTTAAAAATTACCGATCGTAAGAAAGAAATGTTCAAAACTTCTGGTGGTAAATATGTAGCGCCTCAATTATTAGAAAATAGATTAAAACAATCCAGATTTATAGACCAGGTTATGGTGATTGGGGAAAGTGAAAAAATGCCTGCGGCATTAATTCAGCCAGATTTTGATTTTATTAAAAATTGGGCCAAAATACATAAGATTGAAGTTGGTACTCATGCAGAACTTGTGGTTAACGAAAAGGTGATTGCCCGAATTGCAGAAGAAGTTGAAGAAGCAAATGAAAATTTTGCCAAATGGGAAAAAGTAAAAGCATTTAGACTTACACCTGATGCTTGGAGTATCGACGAAGGTCACCTAACACCTACGATGAAATTAAAGCGTAAAATCGTAAAAGAAAAGTATATAAAACTATACAACGAAATATATGAGCATGTATAG